A stretch of Gossypium hirsutum isolate 1008001.06 chromosome A06, Gossypium_hirsutum_v2.1, whole genome shotgun sequence DNA encodes these proteins:
- the LOC107963441 gene encoding probable F-box protein At4g22030, whose product MKEYIYGFIFKLCCSTRSLTVIGSSVAINEALEFPLGFLYKKTLLVSHLKEEQPCHMASSPSVPKVSTQNLNEEFNTGNGFINTIPNEKCAVTKTPLVQETSSVSMATMQLYAILETVADRVEMHKNIGNQRENWNTLLLNSTNMMILTGATMAGVTASHGVSVLGLKLGSILLFSAATATLVIMNKIQPSQLVEEQRKATKLFKQLGSQVQTLITVGSPIKEDVKDVMAKILVIDKAYPLALLGGVMLEKFPKSLEHAVWWPRNESQKDNINRKVEMGNGWTKELEMEMREIVEVIKRKDSEDYERLGNKALKINKVLATSGTLLTGIAALASTFMGSSNIGPWAAIVATITGALASAVNTFEHGGQVGMVFEMYRNNAGFFKYMQESIESTLDESDVKKREQGALFEMKVALQLGRSLSQLRNLAKKSSYSRLEGIPIDEFASKLF is encoded by the coding sequence ATGAAAGAgtatatttatggatttatattCAAACTTTGCTGTAGCACTAGATCACTTACAGTCATTGGCTCCTCGGTTGCTATAAATGAGGCTCTAGAGTTTCCCCTTGGCTTTCTCTACAAGAAAACCTTACTTGTTTCCCATCTCAAAGAAGAACAACCCTGTCACATGGCTTCTTCTCCATCAGTTCCAAAAGTATCGACCCAAAATTTGAATGAGGAATTTAATACTGGGAATGGGTTTATCAACACAATCCCGAATGAAAAATGTGCCGTCACTAAGACACCATTGGTTCAAGAAACCTCATCTGTTTCAATGGCTACCATGCAACTTTATGCTATCTTAGAAACTGTTGCCGATAGAGTGGAGATGCACAAGAATATCGGCAATCAACGAGAAAACTGGAACACCCTTCTTCTTAACTCCACTAACATGATGATTCTTACTGGTGCAACTATGGCTGGTGTTACAGCTAGCCATGGTGTTTCTGTTTTGGGCTTGAAGTTGGGTTCCATTCTCTTGTTCTCAGCAGCCACTGCAACGTTGGTGATTATGAACAAGATCCAACCTTCACAGCTTGTGGAAGAGCAACGTAAGGCAACGAAATTGTTTAAGCAGCTTGGGAGCCAAGTACAAACCCTAATCACTGTTGGTTCCCCAATCAAAGAAGATGTGAAAGATGTTATGGCGAAAATCTTGGTCATTGATAAAGCTTACCCTCTTGCCCTGCTAGGTGGTGTAATGCTTGAAAAATTCCCGAAAAGTTTAGAGCATGCTGTTTGGTGGCCTAGAAACGAGTCTCAGAAAGATAATATCAATAGAAAGGTGGAGATGGGCAATGGGTGGACTAAGGAGCTCGAAATGGAAATGAGGGAAATCGTTGAGGTGATTAAGAGAAAAGACAGTGAAGATTATGAGAGATTAGGCAACAAAGCATTGAAGATAAACAAAGTTTTAGCTACATCAGGGACATTACTAACTGGAATTGCAGCTTTGGCATCTACTTTCATGGGGTCTTCCAATATCGGACCTTGGGCAGCAATAGTCGCAACCATTACAGGAGCTTTAGCTTCAGCTGTTAACACTTTCGAGCATGGCGGCCAAGTTGGTATGGTGTTTGAGATGTATAGGAACAACGCCGGCTTCTTTAAATATATGCAGGAATCGATTGAATCGACTTTGGATGAAAGtgatgtgaagaaaagagaaCAGGGAGCGTTGTTTGAAATGAAGGTAGCATTGCAATTAGGCAGAAGCTTATCACAGTTGAGAAATTTAGCCAAAAAATCCAGTTATTCTCGTCTAGAAGGAATCCCCATTGATGAATTTGCAAGCAAGTTGTTTTAA